A portion of the Haemorhous mexicanus isolate bHaeMex1 chromosome 3, bHaeMex1.pri, whole genome shotgun sequence genome contains these proteins:
- the CAD gene encoding CAD protein isoform X6 produces MARLVLQDGSVLPGRPFGAVGAAAAGEVVFQTGMVGYPEALTDPSYKAQILVLTYPLVGNYGVPRDEPDAFGLSRWFESSKIHVAALVVGECSETPSHWSASQSLDQWLKEQSIPGLEGVDTRALTKKIREKGTLLGKLVPDGTPEGSLSFEDPNVRHLVQEVSLKAPRVFNPGGSLRVTALDCGLKNNQIRCLCKRGATVTVVPWDHPLDPADFDGLFISNGPGDPQLCQETVSSLRQLLDAPQPKPIFGICLGHQLLALALGASTYKMKYGNRGHNQPCVHEDTRRCFITAQNHGFAVRAGSLPPAWLPLFTNANDASNEGLVHQNKPFFSVQFHPEHCAGPTDLEGLFDVFVEAARDLRDGQGSARTVRERLQEWLTYTKAPAGDLEAARPRKVLILGSGGLSIGQAGEFDYSGSQAIKALKEENIQTVLINPNIATVQTSKGLADKVYFLPITPEYVTQVIRNERPDGVLLTFGGQTALNCGVELTKAGVLERYRVRVLGTPVASIEMTEDRKVFVEKMEEIGEHVAPSEAAASLEQAQAAAERLGYPVLVRSAYALGGLGSGFANNREELVALVSQAFTHTSQVLVDKSLKGWKEIEYEVVRDAYNNCITVCNMENLDPLGIHTGESIVVAPSQTLNDTEYFMLRRTAIKVVQHLGIVGECNIQFALNPESEQYYIIEVNARLSRSSALASKATGYPLAYVAAKLALGIPLPLLRNSVTNSTTASFEPSLDYCVVKIPRWDLSKFLRVSTKIGSSMKSVGEVMAIGRNFEEAFQKALRMVDENCVGFDHTVKPVSDMELETPTDKRIFVLAAALRAGYSIERLYELTKIDRWFLHKMKNITDHAVLLESYRGQQGTMPPAVLQRAKQLGFSDKQVALAVLSTELAVRKMRRDLKILPVVKQIDTVAAEWPAQTNYLYLTYNGSEHDLAFREPHVMVIGSGVYRIGSSVEFDWCAVGCIQELRKMGFKTIMVNYNPETVSTDYDMCDRLYFDEISFEVVMDIYELENPEGVILSMGGQLPNNIAMALHRQQCRILGTSPEAIDSAENRFKFSRLLDSIGISQPLWKELSNMESAKHFCCKVGYPCVVRPSYVLSGAAMNVAYSDSDLEKFLSNAVAVSKEQPVVISKFIQEAKEIDVDAVACDGVVVAIAISEHVENAGVHSGDATLVTPPQDITPKTLERIKAIVHAIGQELQVTGPFNLQLIAKDDQLKVIECNVRVSRSFPFVSKTLGVDLVALASQVIMGEDVEPVGLMTGTGIVGVKVPQFSFSRLAGADVVLGVEMTSTGEVACFGENRCEAYLKAMLSTGFKIPKKNILLTIGSYKNKSELLPTVRTLESLGYNLYASLGTADFYTEHGIKVKAVDWHFEEADSSEAGARESQRSILDYLAENHFEMVINLSMRNSGGRRLSSFVTKGYRTRRLAVDYSVPLIIDIKCTKLFVEALGQIGAAPPLKMHVDCMTSQKLIRLPGLIDVHVHLREPGGTHKEDFASGTAAALAGGVTMVCAMPNTSPAVTDATSFALAQKLAEAGARCDFALFLGASPDNAGTLGPLAGAAAGLKMYLNDTFSSLRMDDVSLWMEHLEQWPRHLPIVAHAERQTVAAVLMVAQLYQRPVHICHVARREEILLIKAAKQRGIPVTCEVAPHHLFLSQGDLGRLGKGRAAVRPELGTRRDVEALWENMDIIDCFATDHAPHTLEEKQGQEPPPGYPGLETMLPLLLTAVSEGRLSVEDIVQRLYENPRKIFGLPAQEDTYVEVDLEQEWIIPSSTVFSKARWTPFEGMQVKGTVRRVVLRGEVAYIDGQVLVPPGYGQDVRKWTSGAALLPHVAPSKETVRSRPVAGDALRGRAPSPRRPGPAGDARFHLPPRIHRASDPELPAEDTREKGSRKAAEPDSAVVQDSHFHPLGPVPRQASPQRAPHFQTSPLLHPLVGQHVLSVRQFSKEQLSHLFNVAHTLRMLVQKERSLDILKGKVMATMFYEASTRTSSSFAAAMSRLGGSVLSFCEATSSVQKGESLADSVQTMCCYADVLVLRHPQPGAVELAARHCRKPVINAGDGVGEHPTQALLDIFTIREELGTVNGMTITMVGDLKHGRTVHSLARLLTLYRVHLRYVTPAELRMPADITSFVASRGIQQEEFGSIEEALPDTDVLYVTRIQKERFQRAEDYEACFGKFILTPHIMTRAKERMVVMHPLPRVNEISVEVDSDPRAAYFRQAENGMYIRMALLATVLGRY; encoded by the exons ATGGCCcggctggtgctgcaggacgGGTCGGTGCTGCCCGGCCGCCCCTTCGGGGCCGTcggggccgccgccgcggggGAAGTCG TGTTCCAGACCGGCATGGTGGGGTACCCCGAGGCCCTCACCGACCCCTCGTACAAGGCGCAGATCCTGGTGCTTACCTACCCGCTGGTCGGTAACTACGGCGTGCCCCGGGACGAGCCCGACGCCTTCGGCCTCAGCAGG TGGTTTGAGTCCAGCAAGATCCACGTGGCTGCGCTGGTGGTGGGCGAGTGCTCAGAGACCCCCAGCCACTGGAGCGCATCCCAGTCCCTGGACCAGTGGCTGAAGGAGCAGAGCATCCCCGGGCTGGAAG GGGTGGACACCCGGGCGCTGACAAAGAAGATCCGCGAGAAGGGGACGCTGCTGGGGAAGCTGGTGCCGGATGGGACCCCCGAGGGGAGCCTCTCCTTTGAGGACCCCAACGTGAGGCACCTGGTGCAGGAGGTGTCGCTGAAG gcgCCACGAGTGTTCAACCCGGGCGGGTCCCTGCGTGTCACCGCCCTCGACTGCGGCCTGAAGAACAACCAGATACGGTGCCTGTGCAAGCGGGGGGCCACTGTCACTGTGGTGCCCTGGGACCACCCGCTGGACCCTGCAG ACTTTGACGGGCTGTTCATCAGCAATGGCCCTGGAgacccacagctctgccaggagacAGTGTCCAGCCTACGCCAGCTGCTGGATGCACCCCAGCCCAAGCCCAtttttggcatctgcctgggccacCAGCTGCTTGCCCTGGCCCTCGGTGCCTCTACCTACAAGATGAA GTACGGGAACCGCGGGCACAACCAGCCCTGCGTGCACGAGGACACGCGGCGCTGCTTCATCACGGCGCAGAACCACGGCTTCGCCGTGCGCGCGGGCAGCCTCCCGCCCGCCTGGCTGCCGCTCTTCACCAACGCCAACGACGCCTCCAACGAGGGCCTCGTGCACCAGAACAAGCCCTTCTTCAG TGTCCAGTTCCACCCCGAGCACTGTGCCGGCCCCACCGACCTGGAGGGTCTCTTTGATGTCTTCGTGGAGGCGGCACGGGACCTGCGGGACGGGCAGGGCAGCGCCAGGACAG TGCGGGAGCGCCTGCAGGAGTGGCTGACCTACACCAAGGCACCGGCGGGGGACTTGGAGGCAGCCCGGCCCCGCAAAGTGCTGATCCTGGGCTCCGGTGGCCTTTCCATTGGGCAAGCAGGCGAGTTCGATTACTCAGGGTCACAG GCCATCAAAGCGCTGAAGGAGGAGAACATCCAGACCGTGCTGATCAACCCCAACATTGCCACAGTGCAGACCTCCAAGGGACTGGCAGACAAGGTGTACTTCCTGCCCATCACCCCTGAGTACGTCACCCAG GTGATCAGGAACGAGCGGCCAGATGGGGTGCTGCTGACCTTCGGGGGGCAGACAGCCCTCAACTGTGGCGTGGAGCTGACCAAGGCGGGTGTCCTGGAGCGGTACCGCGTGCGGGTGCTGGGCACCCCCGTGGCCTCCATTGAGATGACAGAGGATCGCAAGGTCTTCGTGGAGAAGATGGAGGAGATCGGGGAGCACGTGGCGCCCAGCgaggctgctgcctccctggagCAG gcGCAGGCTGCAGCTGAGCGCTTGGGGTACCCGGTGCTGGTGCGCTCCGCCTACGCCCTGGGGGGGCTGGGCTCCGGCTTCGCCAACAACCGGGaggagctggtggctctggtgagCCAGGCCTTCACCCACACCTCCCAGGTGCTGGTGGACAAGTCCCTGAAAGGCTGGAAGGAGATCGAGTACGAGGTGGTGCGGGATGCCTACAACAACTGCATCACG GTGTGCAACATGGAGAACCTGGACCCGCTGGGGATCCACACGGGCGAGTCCATTGTGGTGGCACCCAGCCAGACCCTCAATGACACCGAGTACTTCATGCTGAGGCGCACAGCCATCAAGGTGGTGCAGCACCTGGGCATCGTGGGCGAGTGCAACATCCAGTTTGCCCTCAACCCCGAGTCAGAGCAG TACTACATCATCGAGGTGAACGCCCGGCTCTCCCGCAGCTCGGCCCTGGCCAGCAAGGCCACTGGCTACCCGCTGGCCTACGTGGCTGCCAAACTTGCCTTGGgcatccccctgccc CTCCTCAGGAACTCGGTCACCAACTCCACCACGGCCAGCTTTGAGCCCAGCCTGGACTACTGCGTGGTGAAGATCCCGCGCTGGGACCTCAGCAAGTTCCTGCGTGTCAGCACCAAGATTGGCAGCTCCATGAAGAGCGTGG GGGAGGTCATGGCCATTGGGAGGAACTTTGAGGAGGCGTTCCAGAAGGCTCTGAGGATGGTGGACGAGAACTGCGTGGGCTTTGATCACACGGTGAAGCCGGTCTCAGACATG gagctggagacGCCGACGGACAAGCGGATCTTCGTGCTGGCAGCGGCGCTGCGGGCCGGCTACTCCATCGAGCGGCTCTATGAGCTGACCAAGATTGACCGCTGGTTCCTGCACAAGATGAAGAACATCACGGACCACGCGGTGCTGCTGGAGTCCTACCGTGGCCAGCAGGGCACCATGCCCCCCGCCGTGCTCCAGCGCGCCAAGCAGCTCGGCTTCTCGGACAAGCAGGTGGCGCTGGCCGTGCTCAG CACCGAGCTGGCCGTGAGGAAGATGCGGCGTGACCTGAAGATCCTGCCGGTGGTGAAGCAGATCGACACTGTGGCAGCAGAGTGGCCAGCCCAAACCAACTACCTGTACCTGACCTACAACGGCTCAGAGCACGACCTGGCCTTCCGCGAGCCCCACGTCATGGTCATCGGCTCGGGCGTCTACCGCATCGGCAGCAGCGTGGAGTTTGACTGGTGTGCTGTCGGCTGCATCCAGGAGCTCCGCAAG ATGGGCTTCAAGACAATCATGGTGAACTACAACCCTGAGACAGTGAGCACCGATTATGACATGTGTGACCGCCTCTACTTCGACGAGATTTCCTTTGAG GTAGTGATGGACATCTACGAGCTGGAGAACCCTGAGGGCGTGATCCTGTCCATGGGTGGGCAGCTGCCCAATAACATCGCCATGGCCCTGCACCGGCAGCAGTGCCGCATCCTGGGCACCTCCCCGGAGGCCATCGACTCCGCCGAGAACCGCTTCAAGTTCTCCCGCCTGCTCGACTCCATCGGCATcagccagcccctctggaaGGAGCTCTCCAACATGGAG TCAGCCAAGCACTTCTGCTGCAAGGTGGGGTACCCCTGCGTCGTGCGCCCTTCCTACGTGCTGAGCGGGGCTGCCATGAACGTGGCGTACTCGGACAGCGACCTGGAGAAGTTCCTGAGCAACGCCGTAGCTGTGTCCAAGGAGCAGCCTGTTGTCATTTCCAAGTTCATCCAGGAGGCCAAG GAGATCGACGTGGACGCGGTGGCCTGTGATGGCGTGGTGGTGGCCATCGCCATCTCAGAGCACGTGGAGAACGCTGGGGTGCACTCGGGTGATGCCACACTGGTGACCCCCCCGCAGGACATCACCCCCAAGACACTGGAGCGCATCAAGGCCATTGTGCACGCCattgggcaggagctgcaggtcaCAGGGCCCTTCAACCTGCAGCTCATCGCCAAG GATGACCAGCTGAAGGTGATAGAGTGCAATGTTCGTGTCTCCCGCTCATTCCCCTTCGTCTCCAAGACTCTGGGTGTGGACTTGGTGGCTCTGGCCAGCCAGGTGATCATGGGTGAGGATGTGGAGCCTGTGGGGCTCATGACGGGCACAGGCATCGTTGGTGTCAAG gtgccccagtTCTCCTTCTCACGCCTGGCGGGCGCAGATGTGGTGCTGGGTGTGGAGATGACCAGCACGGGCGAGGTTGCCTGCTTTGGGGAGAACCGCTGCGAGGCGTACCTGAAGGCCATGCTCAGCACCGGCTTCAAGATCCCCAAGAAGAACATTCTGCTGACCATCGGCAGCTACAAG AACAAGAGTGAGCTGCTGCCCACGGTGCGGACGCTGGAGAGCCTCGGCTACAACCTGTATGCCAGCCTTGGCACCGCCGACTTCTACACCGAGCATGGCATCAAG GTGAAGGCTGTGGACTGGCACTTCGAGGAGGCTGACAGCAGTGAGGCTGGTGCCCGGGAGAGCCAGCGCAGCATCCTGGACTACCTGGCCGAGAACCACTTTGAGATGGTCATTAACCTGTCCATGCGCAACTCGGGGGGCCGCCGCCTCTCCTCCTTTGTCACCAAGGGCTACCGCACCCGGCGCCTGGCTGTCGACTACTCCGTGCCCCTCATCATCGACATCAAGTGCACAAAGCTCTTCGTAGAG GCACTGGGCCAGATTGGGGCGGCCCCCCCACTGAAGATGCACGTGGACTGCATGACCTCCCAGAAGCTCATCCGTCTGCCAG GCCTGATCGATGTCCACGTCCACCTCCGTGAGCCGGGTGGCACCCACAAGGAGGACTttgcatcaggcacagcagccGCCCTGGCCGGGGGTGTCACCATGGTGTGTGCCATGCCCaacaccagccctgctgtcaccGATGCCACCTCTTTCGCCTTGGCACAGAAG ctggctgaggctggggccCGCTGCGATTTTGCTCTCTTCCTGGGGGCTTCCCCGGACAATGCTGGCACTCTGGGCCCCCTGGCTGGGGCAGCCGCCGGGCTCAAGATGTACCTGAACGACACCTTCTCCAGCCTGCGGATGGACGACGTGTCCCTGTGGATGGAG cacctggagcagtGGCCACGGCACCTGCCCATCGTGGCACACGCGGAGCGGCAGACGGTGGCCGCCGTGCTGATGGTGGCCCAGCTGTACCAGCGCCCCGTCCACATCTGCCACGTGGCCCGCAGGGAGGAG ATCCTCCTCATCAAGGCGGCCAAGCAGAGAGGGATCCCGGTGACGTGCGAGGTGGCCCCGCACCACCTCTTCCTGAGCCAGGGCGACCTGGGCCGCCTGGGGAAGGGCCGTGCAGCCGTGcggccagagctgggcacccGCCGGGACGTGGAGGCGCTCTGGGAGAACATGGACATCATCGACTGCTTTGCCACTGACCACG ctccccacacgctggaggagaagcaggggcaggagccacCCCCTGGGTACCCTGGCCTGGAGACgatgctgccactgctgctgacgGCCGTCTCTGAGGGGAGGCTCAGCGTGGAGGACATCGTGCAGCGCCTCTATGAGAACCCTCGCAAGATCTTTGGGCTGCCGGCGCAGGAGGACACCTACGTGGAG GTGGacctggagcaggaatggatcatccccagcagcacagtctTCTCCAAGGCCCGTTGGACCCCCTTCGAGGGCATGCAGGTCAAGGGCACCGTGCGGAGGGTGGTCCTGCGTGGGGAGGTTGCCTACATCGATGGGCAG gtgctggtgcCCCCTGGCTACGGACAGGATGTGAGGAAGTGGACCtcaggagctgcactgctgccacaCGTTGCCCCCAGCAAGGAGACTGTGAGG TCCCGGCCCGTGGCTGGTGACGCGCTGCGTGGACGAGCCCCCAGCCcgcgccggcccggccccgcgggtgACGCGCGCTTCCACCTGCCGCCCCGCATCCACCGAGCCTCGGACCCCGAGCTGCCAG cTGAGGACACGCGtgagaagggcagcaggaaggcagcGGAACCGG ATTCAGCCGTGGTCCAGGACAGCCACTTCCACCCGCTGGGCCCTGTCCCACGCCAGGCGTCCCCTCAGCGTGCCCCCCACTTCCAGACCTCCCCGCTGCTGCACCCCCTGGTCGGGCAGCACGTCCTCTCTGTGCGGCAGTTCTCCAAGGAGCAG CTGTCCCATCTGTTCAACGTGGCACACACCCTGCGCATGCTGGTGCAGAAGGAGCGCAGCCTGGACATCCTCAAG GGGAAGGTGATGGCCACCATGTTCTACGAGGCGAGCACGCGGACCAGCAGCTCCTTCGCGGCAGCCATGAGCCGGCTGGGGGGCTCCGTGCTGTCCTTCTGCGAGGCCACCTCCTCGGTGCAGAAGGGCGAGTCGCTGGCTGACTCCGTGCAGACCATGTGCTGCTACGCCGACGTGCTGGTGCTGCGGCACCCCCAGCCCGGCGCCGTCGAG ctggccGCCAGGCACTGCCGCAAGCCGGTGATCAACGCGGGGGATGGCGTGGGCGAGCACCCCACGCAGGCACTGCTGGACATCTTCACCATCCGCGAGGAGCTGGGCACCGTCAACGGCATGACG ATCACCATGGTGGGGGACCTGAAGCACGGGCGCACGGTGCACTCCCTGGCCCGCCTGCTCACCCTGTACCGCGTGCACCTGCGCTACGTCACGCCTGCCGAGCTCCGCATGCCCGCCGACATCACCAGCTTCGTGGCCTCCAGGGGCATCCAGCAG gaggagTTTGGGAGCATCGAGGAGGCGCTGCCAGACACAGACGTGCTGTACGTGACCCGCATCCAGAAGGAGCGCTTCCAGCGGGCTGAGGACTACGAGGCT TGCTTCGGGAAGTTCATCCTCACACCCCACATCATGACCCGGGCCAAGGAGAGGATGGTGGTGATGCACCCCCTGCCCCGTGTCAACGAGATCAG CGTGGAGGTGGACTCGGACCCGCGCGCCGCGTACTTCCGGCAGGCGGAGAACGGCATGTACATTCGGATGGCGCTGCTGGCCACGGTGCTGGGCCGCTACTGA